A single genomic interval of Bradyrhizobium sp. sBnM-33 harbors:
- a CDS encoding Flp family type IVb pilin, with translation MLGKFLRDEGGATAIEYSLIAGFIALAIIAAVGMTGERLVTLFESLITALTL, from the coding sequence ATGCTCGGGAAGTTTCTGCGCGACGAGGGCGGCGCCACCGCAATCGAATACAGCCTCATTGCCGGGTTTATCGCCTTGGCCATCATCGCCGCCGTCGGAATGACCGGCGAAAGGCTCGTAACGCTATTCGAGAGTCTTATTACCGCGTTGACGCTTTAG
- a CDS encoding VOC family protein, with product MRYLHTMLRVRNLDTAMKFYRDALGLKEVRRVDNDKGRFTLVFLCAPEDEGLLRAAPQNRGAPLVELTYNWDEEKYGEDRYFGHLAYEVDDIYATCDRLMKAGITINRPPRDGNMAFVRSPDLHSIELLQKGEPKPPAEPWTSMPNTGHW from the coding sequence ATGCGCTATCTCCACACCATGCTGCGCGTCCGCAATCTCGATACCGCGATGAAGTTCTACCGGGATGCGCTGGGGCTGAAGGAAGTACGCCGGGTCGACAACGACAAGGGCCGGTTCACGCTGGTGTTCCTGTGCGCGCCGGAGGACGAAGGCCTGCTCAGGGCCGCTCCCCAGAACCGCGGTGCGCCACTGGTCGAGCTCACCTATAATTGGGACGAGGAGAAATACGGCGAAGACCGCTATTTCGGTCACCTCGCCTACGAGGTCGACGACATCTACGCGACCTGCGACCGCCTGATGAAGGCGGGCATCACCATCAACCGGCCGCCGCGCGACGGCAACATGGCTTTCGTCCGCTCGCCGGATCTGCATTCGATCGAGCTGCTGCAGAAGGGCGAACCGAAGCCGCCGGCTGAACCGTGGACCTCGATGCCGAACACCGGTCACTGGTAG